In Mytilus galloprovincialis chromosome 1, xbMytGall1.hap1.1, whole genome shotgun sequence, the following are encoded in one genomic region:
- the LOC143065071 gene encoding uncharacterized protein LOC143065071 isoform X2, which yields MFRSFKQQIRTAVNSKFEKMYRWIVLSFILLSASMFEASKVSENVLKDNKGGEYDVIDVEIGNTDIAIIKKDGVILADEITSKDKEYSIIKYNGTCNVKFYEDPSDSKTCHEAFEDDESIPNDTKAEIKEECGDLDIAYVKAVHCNTEHGIQKRACYYYYYIGRCCRRRWWYKYTCYICWYRTIRCY from the exons TGAGAAAATGTATAGATGGATAGTTTTATCGTTCATTTTGTTGAGTGCCAGTATGTTTGAAGCATCGAAG GTATCAGAAAACGTATTGAAAGACAATAAAGGTGGGGAATATGACGTCATTGATGTTGAAATAGGGAACACAGATATTGCAATAATCAAGAAAGATGGTGTTATACTGGCAGACGAAATTACCAGTAAAGACAAA GAGTATTCAATCATCAAGTACAACGGAACCTGCAATGTTAAGTTTTAtgag GACCCTTCAGATTCCAAAACATGCCATGAAGCTTTTGAAGATGACGAAAGCATCCCGAATGACACCAAAGCAGAAATCAAAGAAGAGTGTGGAGATTTAGATATTGCTTATGTTAAGGCTGTTCATTGTAACACAG AACACGGCATCCAAAAAAGAGCATGTTATTATTATTACTACATTGGTCGATGTTGCAGAAGGAGATGGTGGTACAAATACACCTGTTATATCTGTTGGTACAGAACCATTAGATGCTATTGA